Proteins encoded within one genomic window of Streptomyces sp. NBC_01237:
- a CDS encoding GNAT family N-acetyltransferase, with product MAELLGSRPDIGPMASGVSFTRGATETSNLSIATRPGRGTISHVTNLSSAPAGSAPTRLSTVPYDHPDAHHLTRALHLGQVATYGFAEDPGETPAAQFDPPQGLFLIAHHDGGAVGCGGIRLLDAETAEIKRMYVKESARGNGLGRRILEYLERHAAVNGATQLLLETGFRNHDALALYQRCGYTPRSSYVPGRDPRVNRALTKRLGFPDRRVS from the coding sequence ATGGCCGAACTACTGGGCAGCCGACCGGACATCGGCCCGATGGCTTCAGGCGTCTCCTTCACCCGCGGCGCCACCGAGACCAGCAACCTGAGCATCGCCACCCGGCCGGGACGGGGCACCATCAGCCACGTGACCAACCTCAGCTCCGCCCCGGCCGGCTCAGCCCCTACCCGACTGAGCACGGTGCCCTACGACCACCCCGACGCGCACCACCTCACCCGAGCCCTGCATCTCGGCCAGGTCGCGACCTACGGATTCGCCGAAGACCCCGGAGAGACCCCCGCCGCACAGTTCGACCCGCCGCAGGGCCTGTTCCTCATAGCCCACCACGACGGGGGCGCCGTCGGTTGTGGTGGGATCCGCCTCCTCGACGCGGAAACAGCGGAGATCAAGCGCATGTACGTGAAAGAGAGCGCACGCGGAAACGGCCTTGGCAGGCGCATCCTCGAATACCTGGAGCGCCACGCTGCCGTCAACGGCGCCACACAGCTCCTGCTGGAAACCGGATTCCGTAATCACGACGCCCTGGCGCTCTACCAACGCTGCGGGTACACACCACGCTCCTCGTACGTACCCGGACGAGACCCAAGGGTGAACCGCGCCCTGACGAAGCGGCTCGGTTTCCCCGACCGTAGGGTCTCGTAG
- a CDS encoding uridine kinase family protein, giving the protein MPLSALPVPVLLIGGGAGSGKTTVATEVAMTRPGTRVVHLDHCFHTDRGRAPLVPAINRPGLVINYSDPDSIDWGCVQDSMDAAVCPDTRILVVEGTFALLPALTSVARWSIYVNTPADLRLARKTLRKISDGADPEIGLRGYLAHGRDAHTRHVAPLREAADLVLDGTRAVGHLVQQVHALLNTAWKAPANG; this is encoded by the coding sequence ATGCCGCTGTCAGCCCTGCCCGTACCGGTACTCCTCATCGGAGGCGGCGCCGGATCGGGGAAGACCACCGTGGCCACCGAGGTGGCCATGACCCGGCCCGGGACCCGGGTCGTCCACCTCGACCACTGCTTCCACACCGACCGCGGCCGGGCGCCCCTCGTCCCAGCGATCAACAGGCCCGGTCTCGTCATCAATTACAGCGACCCCGACTCCATCGACTGGGGTTGCGTCCAGGACTCCATGGATGCGGCGGTGTGCCCCGACACCCGGATCCTCGTGGTCGAGGGCACCTTCGCACTGTTGCCCGCCCTGACGTCCGTGGCTCGCTGGAGCATCTACGTCAACACCCCCGCCGACCTGCGCCTCGCGAGGAAGACTCTGCGGAAGATCAGCGACGGGGCGGACCCGGAGATCGGCCTGCGCGGATACCTGGCGCACGGCCGGGACGCGCACACCCGGCACGTCGCTCCGCTGCGGGAAGCCGCCGACCTGGTCCTGGACGGCACCCGGGCCGTCGGCCACCTGGTCCAACAGGTGCATGCGCTGCTGAATACGGCATGGAAGGCACCGGCGAACGGGTAA
- a CDS encoding Tn3 family transposase, producing the protein MNELAACRGRLEEFAGDVFAPLVRAGQQVKGGLYLRGLLLDGRRKEGDEPLHDGVLNWSEPRDRLWQGEETASNRRDEQEIFVLCLRILQSALVYANTLMLQDILGELEWVELLTPADRRGLTPLFRSHVRPYGEVNPDMARPARLR; encoded by the coding sequence GTGAATGAACTCGCCGCGTGTCGGGGTCGGTTGGAGGAGTTCGCCGGGGATGTCTTCGCCCCCTTGGTGCGTGCTGGCCAGCAGGTGAAGGGCGGGCTGTATCTGCGGGGTCTGCTGCTGGACGGGCGGCGGAAGGAGGGGGATGAGCCGCTCCATGATGGAGTCCTCAACTGGAGCGAACCGCGTGATCGCCTATGGCAAGGCGAGGAGACCGCGTCCAACCGACGCGATGAGCAGGAGATATTCGTGCTGTGCCTGCGAATCCTGCAATCGGCCCTGGTCTATGCGAACACCCTGATGCTCCAGGACATCCTCGGTGAACTGGAGTGGGTCGAACTTCTCACGCCTGCCGACCGGCGTGGCCTGACCCCGCTGTTCCGGTCCCACGTACGCCCGTACGGCGAGGTGAACCCTGACATGGCCCGCCCGGCTCGACTTCGCTGA
- a CDS encoding aminotransferase class V-fold PLP-dependent enzyme: MAGYLDYARVGPLSRPAVAALATATTLATRLDPADLDRLFALGEAARTSAARLLGARPHEIALAPSTSNGLFAVAAALHGAGTVLVPRGEFPANLYPWLRFADRGGPAVRLVGEAGTRHITPDLLRRHLTPDVNALTVSAVDSITGHVAPLAALKEVLGPDRLLIVDAIQGLGAVPLEAEAADILVSGGQKWLRAGWGAALLLIRDRCADRLAPGLGGWAGVTEPFAPRHPAPPLPGAAAHLATNPDFPAAAALGAAIDDLFDQGGPAAVGTRIRATLADLLDRARRAGAEVLLDGLGPHERAGIGTFRMPGHDPATVHRTLEAAGLITTRRDEWIRLSPHTSTPGAAADLLAEALHTLTHRTTHSQESTCPTN, from the coding sequence ATGGCGGGCTACCTCGACTACGCCAGAGTCGGTCCGCTCTCCCGCCCGGCCGTCGCCGCTCTCGCGACCGCGACCACGCTGGCCACCCGTCTCGACCCGGCTGACCTCGATCGGCTCTTTGCCCTCGGCGAAGCCGCACGGACCTCGGCGGCCCGGCTGCTCGGTGCCCGTCCGCATGAGATCGCGCTCGCACCGTCCACCAGCAACGGCCTGTTCGCCGTGGCCGCCGCACTCCACGGCGCCGGTACCGTCCTGGTGCCCCGCGGTGAGTTTCCCGCCAACCTCTACCCCTGGCTCCGGTTCGCCGACCGCGGCGGCCCTGCCGTCCGCCTCGTCGGCGAGGCCGGGACGCGGCACATCACCCCCGACCTCCTGCGTCGCCATCTCACCCCCGATGTCAACGCCCTCACTGTCAGCGCCGTCGACTCGATCACCGGGCATGTGGCACCGCTCGCCGCCCTCAAGGAAGTCCTCGGGCCCGACCGGCTGCTGATCGTCGACGCCATCCAGGGCCTGGGCGCCGTACCGCTCGAAGCGGAAGCCGCCGACATCCTCGTCAGTGGCGGCCAGAAGTGGCTGCGGGCCGGCTGGGGAGCCGCGCTGTTGTTGATCCGCGACCGGTGTGCCGATCGCCTGGCACCCGGGCTCGGCGGCTGGGCCGGTGTCACGGAGCCCTTCGCGCCGCGGCATCCGGCGCCACCGCTGCCCGGCGCCGCCGCCCACCTCGCCACCAACCCGGACTTCCCGGCCGCCGCGGCCCTCGGTGCCGCCATCGACGACCTGTTCGACCAGGGCGGCCCGGCAGCCGTCGGCACCCGTATCCGCGCCACCCTCGCCGATCTGCTCGACCGCGCACGGCGGGCCGGCGCCGAGGTCCTGCTGGACGGACTCGGCCCCCACGAGCGCGCAGGAATCGGCACCTTCCGCATGCCCGGCCACGATCCCGCCACCGTCCACCGCACCCTCGAAGCGGCCGGCCTGATCACCACCCGCCGCGACGAGTGGATCCGGCTGTCACCCCACACCTCCACCCCCGGCGCCGCGGCGGATCTGCTCGCCGAGGCGCTGCACACCCTCACCCACCGCACGACACATTCCCAGGAGTCGACATGTCCCACCAACTGA
- a CDS encoding MFS transporter — MTETTFTSREPLGRTRATWLAGAGVVLIALNLRLGISSASVLLDALRTDLGFGSAAAASLPALPTLSFAAAGFFTGRIVKRLGAEPTVLLALAALAAGLTVRGIPTTWALLGGTVLGMSGLALCNVLLPALLRAHYPAKVALLTGVYTTVMALGSTLGAAVAVPLAAWVGSPSLGLAVWALPALLTTLVWAFVRAPSARSGSASDACGAQYVSPWAMARTRLGALVSTYFALQALNCYAIIGWLPTMLSAQGMSHGAAGGILAVSQAVGIPATFLVLAFARAPGRLRPAFLVISASMLAGFTGLLIAPVAMPVVWAVLVGLGLCSFPLVLAVIGNSGSSPAETTALSSLSQSLGYLVAALGPFAVGLLHSASGNWTLPMAALLVTAAAQLVVGTALSTRRH; from the coding sequence ATGACTGAGACCACCTTCACCTCTCGCGAGCCCCTCGGACGTACCCGCGCCACCTGGCTCGCCGGAGCGGGCGTGGTGCTCATCGCACTCAACCTCCGCCTCGGCATCAGCAGCGCCTCCGTACTGCTCGACGCCCTGCGGACCGACCTCGGCTTCGGCTCGGCGGCCGCCGCCTCGCTGCCTGCCCTGCCGACCCTGAGCTTCGCCGCCGCCGGGTTCTTCACCGGCCGCATCGTCAAACGGCTCGGGGCCGAGCCAACCGTGCTGCTCGCGCTCGCGGCGCTTGCCGCCGGGCTCACCGTCCGCGGCATCCCCACCACCTGGGCACTCCTCGGCGGAACCGTCCTTGGCATGTCCGGGCTCGCGCTGTGCAACGTCCTGCTGCCGGCCCTGCTCCGGGCCCACTACCCGGCCAAGGTCGCCCTGCTCACCGGCGTGTACACGACCGTGATGGCGCTCGGCTCGACGCTGGGCGCTGCTGTGGCCGTGCCGCTGGCCGCATGGGTGGGCTCGCCCTCCCTGGGCCTGGCCGTGTGGGCGCTGCCCGCGCTGCTCACCACCCTGGTGTGGGCGTTCGTACGGGCTCCCTCGGCCCGGTCCGGGTCGGCCTCAGATGCTTGCGGGGCGCAGTACGTATCGCCGTGGGCGATGGCGCGGACCCGGCTGGGGGCGCTGGTGAGCACGTACTTCGCACTCCAGGCGCTGAACTGCTACGCCATCATCGGCTGGCTGCCCACGATGCTGTCCGCACAAGGCATGTCGCACGGCGCCGCGGGCGGCATTCTCGCGGTCTCTCAGGCGGTCGGGATTCCCGCGACCTTCCTGGTCCTCGCCTTCGCACGCGCGCCGGGCCGGCTACGGCCCGCCTTCCTGGTGATCTCCGCGTCCATGCTCGCCGGATTCACCGGACTCCTCATCGCCCCCGTGGCCATGCCAGTTGTATGGGCCGTGCTGGTCGGGCTGGGACTGTGCTCCTTCCCGCTGGTACTCGCCGTGATCGGCAACAGCGGCAGCAGCCCCGCCGAGACCACCGCCCTGTCCAGCCTGTCCCAGTCCCTCGGATATCTGGTCGCCGCCCTCGGCCCCTTCGCCGTCGGCCTGCTGCACAGCGCCTCCGGCAACTGGACCCTGCCGATGGCGGCACTGCTCGTCACCGCGGCCGCACAGCTCGTCGTCGGGACGGCGCTCTCCACCCGCCGACACTGA
- a CDS encoding FadR/GntR family transcriptional regulator, with amino-acid sequence MEGLREPRRAATLSAQAADQLREQIASGRWPVGSRIPPEHELVAILGISRNTVREALRALVHLGLLEARSGDGTYVRGSSELEAVLVRRAATAHVSDVFELRAVLEEHAAGLAAQRRTSADVKRLRELLHKAQETNCAGEMTALADVDGSFHLAVVEAGGNRLLAEVYKHLGSALAAAVAGLTWSSDIAAEHDHWHTTLVEAIAAGDAVAARSAASTLVRISSRAAPGQEGAHERDCSEGR; translated from the coding sequence ATGGAGGGGTTGAGAGAGCCGCGCCGTGCCGCGACGCTGTCCGCCCAGGCCGCTGATCAACTACGGGAGCAGATCGCCTCCGGCCGCTGGCCGGTCGGCAGTCGGATACCTCCCGAACACGAATTGGTCGCGATTCTGGGAATCAGTCGCAACACCGTGCGAGAGGCCTTGCGCGCTTTGGTGCATCTGGGTCTGCTGGAAGCCCGTTCCGGAGACGGCACCTACGTCCGGGGCTCCAGCGAGTTGGAGGCGGTGTTGGTACGCCGTGCGGCAACAGCACACGTGTCCGATGTCTTCGAGCTGCGCGCGGTGTTGGAGGAGCATGCTGCGGGGCTGGCCGCGCAGCGTCGGACGAGCGCAGACGTGAAGCGATTGCGGGAGCTGCTGCACAAGGCGCAGGAGACCAACTGTGCCGGTGAGATGACCGCGTTGGCCGACGTCGATGGCTCATTCCACCTGGCGGTGGTGGAAGCAGGCGGGAACAGGTTGCTTGCCGAGGTCTACAAGCACTTGGGGAGCGCGCTGGCCGCAGCGGTGGCCGGGCTGACCTGGAGCAGTGATATCGCCGCCGAACACGACCACTGGCACACCACCCTCGTAGAGGCCATTGCGGCGGGAGACGCGGTGGCTGCCCGCTCCGCCGCCTCCACGCTCGTGCGGATCAGCAGCCGCGCCGCGCCGGGGCAGGAGGGGGCGCATGAGCGTGATTGTTCCGAAGGGCGCTGA